In Saccharothrix violaceirubra, the following are encoded in one genomic region:
- a CDS encoding FKBP-type peptidyl-prolyl cis-trans isomerase: MRTVDRTALVVASLLSAGLALSACTASDRPSTQTTTPVAQAPQTTQAAEETPAEEAQAVKPTGPPCATDAFKVQGAEGAQPTVTVPRDCSPLEGLVVQDITPGTGAAIAAGDTAEIHYTLYTFSDAKLQETSYKKGEPYPVVNVGNAQVIQGWNQGLVGLKEGGRRLLVVPPALAYGDRGSGAIKPGETLVFVLDAVKVG; this comes from the coding sequence ATGCGTACTGTCGACCGCACGGCCCTGGTTGTCGCGTCCCTGTTGTCCGCCGGACTGGCCCTGTCCGCGTGCACCGCGAGCGACCGGCCGTCCACCCAGACCACCACCCCGGTGGCCCAGGCTCCCCAGACGACCCAGGCGGCCGAGGAGACCCCCGCCGAGGAGGCCCAGGCCGTGAAGCCGACCGGCCCGCCCTGCGCCACCGACGCGTTCAAGGTCCAGGGCGCGGAGGGCGCGCAGCCCACCGTCACCGTGCCGCGCGACTGCTCCCCGCTCGAGGGCCTCGTGGTGCAGGACATCACGCCCGGCACCGGCGCGGCGATCGCGGCCGGCGACACCGCGGAGATCCACTACACGCTCTACACCTTCAGCGACGCCAAGCTCCAGGAGACCTCGTACAAGAAGGGCGAGCCCTACCCGGTCGTGAACGTCGGCAACGCCCAGGTCATCCAGGGCTGGAACCAGGGCCTGGTCGGGCTCAAGGAGGGCGGCCGGCGGCTGCTCGTCGTCCCGCCCGCCCTCGCCTACGGCGACCGGGGATCGGGCGCGATCAAGCCGGGGGAGACCCTGGTGTTCGTGCTGGACGCGGTCAAGGTCGGCTGA
- a CDS encoding solute symporter family protein, with protein MTGANIALNVGVFVVFVLITLFIVYKAGSRNATASDYYAAGSSFTGPQNGVALSGDFLSAASFLGISGSIAVNGYDGFLYSVGWVVSWLLGLMVISERLRNTGRFTLGDVLAFRMRQRPVRAAAANVTLVISLFYMIAQMAGAGALMALLLDVHTAGGQALVIAVVGVIMVLYVLLGGMKGTTWVQIIKAVLLIVCVTLMTVFLLGKFGFSLSAIFDEASLNSSLGPDILQPGARYGGEPMDRLDFVSLALALVLGTACLPHVLMRFYTVPNAREARRSVVWATWMIGIFYLCTLVIGFGSLALVGSTTIAEAPGGENSAAPLLAFRIGGAVLLGIVCAVAFATILAVVAGLTLTASASFAHDVYANVIKRGKADPHEEVKVARLTAVVVGVLAIAGGIAANGQNVAFLVALAFALAASANLSTIVYSMFWKRFNTNGTLWAIYGGLGSCIVLIVFSPSVSGERTSIFPDADFAWFPLGNPGLVSIPLSFLFGYLGTILSRETPDEARTAEMEVRSVTGIGAGLR; from the coding sequence GTGACCGGCGCCAACATCGCGCTCAACGTCGGCGTCTTCGTCGTCTTCGTCCTGATCACGCTGTTCATCGTCTACAAGGCCGGTTCCCGCAACGCGACCGCGTCCGACTACTACGCGGCCGGCAGCAGCTTCACCGGGCCGCAGAACGGCGTCGCGCTCTCCGGCGACTTCCTGTCCGCCGCGTCGTTCCTGGGCATCTCCGGCAGCATCGCGGTCAACGGGTACGACGGGTTCCTGTACTCCGTGGGCTGGGTCGTCTCCTGGCTGCTCGGCCTGATGGTCATCTCGGAGCGGCTGCGCAACACCGGCCGGTTCACGCTCGGGGACGTGCTCGCGTTCCGGATGCGGCAGCGGCCGGTCCGCGCGGCGGCGGCCAACGTGACCCTGGTGATCTCGCTGTTCTACATGATCGCCCAGATGGCCGGTGCCGGCGCGCTCATGGCGCTGCTGCTCGACGTGCACACCGCCGGCGGGCAGGCGCTGGTCATCGCCGTGGTCGGCGTGATCATGGTGCTGTACGTGCTGCTGGGCGGCATGAAGGGCACCACCTGGGTGCAGATCATCAAGGCCGTCCTGCTGATCGTCTGCGTGACCCTGATGACCGTGTTCCTGCTGGGCAAGTTCGGGTTCAGCCTGTCGGCGATCTTCGACGAGGCCAGCCTGAACTCCAGCCTGGGCCCGGACATCCTCCAGCCCGGCGCGCGCTACGGCGGCGAGCCGATGGACCGACTGGACTTCGTGTCGTTGGCACTGGCGCTGGTGTTGGGCACGGCGTGCCTCCCGCACGTGCTGATGCGCTTCTACACCGTGCCCAACGCGCGTGAGGCGCGGCGTTCGGTCGTGTGGGCGACGTGGATGATCGGCATCTTCTACCTGTGCACGCTGGTGATCGGCTTCGGTTCGCTGGCCCTGGTCGGGTCGACGACGATCGCCGAGGCGCCGGGCGGGGAGAACTCGGCCGCGCCGCTGCTGGCGTTCCGGATCGGCGGCGCGGTGCTGCTGGGCATCGTGTGCGCGGTGGCGTTCGCGACGATCCTGGCCGTGGTCGCCGGGTTGACGCTGACCGCGTCGGCGTCGTTCGCGCACGACGTGTACGCCAACGTGATCAAGCGCGGCAAGGCCGACCCGCACGAGGAGGTGAAGGTCGCCCGGCTGACCGCCGTGGTGGTCGGCGTGCTGGCGATCGCGGGCGGCATCGCGGCGAACGGGCAGAACGTGGCGTTCCTGGTGGCGTTGGCGTTCGCGCTGGCGGCGTCGGCGAACCTGTCCACGATCGTGTACTCGATGTTCTGGAAGCGGTTCAACACCAACGGGACGCTGTGGGCGATCTACGGCGGCCTGGGCTCGTGCATCGTGCTGATCGTGTTCTCGCCGTCGGTGTCGGGCGAACGGACGTCGATCTTCCCGGACGCCGACTTCGCCTGGTTCCCGCTGGGCAACCCCGGCCTGGTGTCGATCCCGCTGTCGTTCCTGTTCGGGTACCTGGGCACGATCCTGAGCCGGGAGACCCCCGACGAGGCCAGGACCGCCGAGATGGAGGTCCGCTCGGTGACCGGCATCGGCGCGGGTCTGCGCTAG
- a CDS encoding HD family phosphohydrolase has product MVIGTGTVPAQSIKDVETRVWRLCHSLAARLQFHGWHHVSFVRDKAVHFARRNGADVALVEVAALVHDVNYMVRRNSLPVDGRALRLSILADAGVADLVAHRVDRVVEEAEMRTRHRDISLEAQALSDADTLFKALPVTPVVLAPKYLAENGITLRELAHKIVGEQRGKHDEGYYFYDPEAAATYARWATANLELWQCIVESLEDPEVAELLSAVG; this is encoded by the coding sequence ATGGTCATCGGCACGGGCACGGTCCCGGCACAGTCGATCAAGGACGTCGAGACGCGGGTGTGGCGGTTGTGCCACAGCCTCGCGGCACGGCTCCAGTTCCACGGGTGGCACCACGTGAGCTTCGTGCGCGACAAGGCGGTGCACTTCGCCCGGCGCAACGGCGCGGACGTGGCGCTGGTCGAGGTCGCCGCCCTGGTGCACGACGTCAACTACATGGTGCGGCGCAACTCGCTGCCGGTGGACGGCCGCGCGCTGCGGCTGTCCATCCTGGCGGACGCGGGCGTGGCCGACCTCGTCGCCCACCGCGTGGACCGCGTGGTGGAGGAGGCCGAGATGCGCACGCGGCACCGCGACATCTCGTTGGAGGCGCAGGCGCTGTCCGACGCGGACACGCTCTTCAAGGCACTGCCGGTCACGCCGGTGGTGCTCGCGCCCAAGTACCTGGCGGAGAACGGCATCACGCTGCGCGAGCTGGCGCACAAGATCGTCGGCGAGCAGCGCGGCAAGCACGACGAGGGCTACTACTTCTACGACCCGGAGGCGGCGGCGACCTACGCCCGGTGGGCCACGGCGAACCTGGAGCTGTGGCAGTGCATCGTCGAGTCGCTGGAGGACCCGGAGGTGGCCGAACTGCTGTCGGCCGTCGGCTGA
- a CDS encoding quinone oxidoreductase family protein, translated as MPKAVVVRTPGGPEALEYTDVDAVAPGPGELLVEVAAAGVNYIDTYHRSGAYPLPAPFGVGLEGAGRVVGVGDDVGTVRVGDRVAWASAQGSYAERVVVPARNAILVPEGVADEVAGALPLQGLTAHYLVRSTFEVGADHTILVHAAAGGVGLLLVQLAKARGARVIGTVSTEAKEALAREAGADEVIRYDRTPFAEEVRRLTDGEGVAVVYDGVGAATFEGSLDSLRPRGLLALFGAASGPVPTFQPQVLNQKGSLYLTRPSLNAYTATREELDWRAGELFGAVADGSLTVRIGGRYPLADARRAHEDLEGRRTTAKLLLVP; from the coding sequence ATGCCGAAGGCAGTGGTGGTCCGCACGCCCGGCGGACCCGAGGCGCTGGAGTACACCGACGTCGACGCGGTCGCCCCCGGCCCGGGCGAGTTGCTGGTCGAGGTCGCGGCGGCGGGCGTCAACTACATCGACACCTACCACCGGTCGGGCGCCTACCCGCTGCCGGCGCCGTTCGGCGTCGGGCTCGAGGGTGCGGGCCGGGTCGTCGGTGTCGGGGACGACGTCGGCACGGTCCGGGTCGGCGACCGGGTGGCCTGGGCGAGCGCCCAGGGCAGCTACGCCGAGCGCGTGGTCGTGCCCGCGCGCAACGCGATCCTCGTACCCGAGGGCGTGGCCGACGAGGTCGCCGGCGCGTTGCCGCTCCAGGGTCTGACCGCGCACTACCTGGTGCGGTCGACGTTCGAGGTCGGCGCGGACCACACGATCCTGGTGCACGCGGCGGCCGGTGGGGTCGGGCTGCTGCTGGTCCAGCTCGCCAAGGCCCGCGGCGCGCGCGTGATCGGCACGGTCTCGACCGAGGCGAAGGAGGCGCTGGCGCGGGAGGCCGGCGCGGACGAGGTGATCCGCTACGACCGGACGCCGTTCGCCGAGGAGGTCCGCCGGCTCACCGACGGCGAGGGCGTGGCGGTCGTGTACGACGGGGTCGGCGCGGCGACGTTCGAGGGCAGCCTCGACAGCCTGCGGCCACGCGGGCTGCTGGCGCTGTTCGGCGCGGCGAGCGGCCCGGTGCCGACGTTCCAGCCGCAGGTGCTCAACCAGAAGGGTTCGCTGTACCTGACCCGACCGTCGCTCAACGCCTACACGGCCACGCGCGAGGAGTTGGACTGGCGGGCGGGCGAGCTGTTCGGCGCGGTCGCGGACGGGTCGCTGACCGTGCGGATCGGCGGGCGTTACCCCCTCGCGGACGCGCGGCGGGCGCACGAGGACCTGGAGGGCCGGCGGACGACGGCGAAGCTGCTGCTCGTGCCGTGA
- a CDS encoding heme o synthase: MSAVTEAPARTPRQVVGAYVALTKPRVIELLLITTIPAMLLAARGLPPLWLIACTLAGGTLAAGSANALNCYVDADIDSVMKRTGARPLAKNAIPPRNALIFGIVLGLVSFAFLWLTTNLMSAVFAVATILFYIFVYTLVLKRRTSQNIIWGGMAGCMPVIIGWSAVTGTVGWPALVMFGVIFFWTPPHTWALAMKFKEDYARAGVPMLPVVATAQQVTRQIVIYSWITVVCTLLLAPVTSWIYVAVAAVSGVWFAVVAHRLHNVVRKGGTTNTMPFFHLSNLYLMLVFCGLAVDAVVGLPALGLPFLS, translated from the coding sequence ATGAGTGCCGTCACCGAGGCCCCGGCGCGTACGCCCCGACAGGTCGTCGGCGCGTACGTCGCGCTGACCAAGCCCCGGGTGATCGAGCTGCTGCTGATCACCACCATCCCGGCGATGCTGCTGGCCGCGCGCGGCCTGCCGCCGCTGTGGCTGATCGCGTGCACGCTCGCCGGCGGCACGCTCGCGGCGGGCTCGGCCAACGCGCTCAACTGCTACGTGGACGCCGACATCGACTCGGTGATGAAGCGCACCGGCGCGCGCCCGCTGGCCAAGAACGCCATCCCGCCGCGCAACGCGCTGATCTTCGGCATCGTGCTGGGCCTGGTCTCGTTCGCGTTCCTGTGGCTGACCACGAACCTGATGTCCGCGGTGTTCGCCGTGGCCACGATCCTGTTCTACATCTTCGTCTACACGCTCGTGCTCAAGCGCCGGACCTCGCAGAACATCATCTGGGGCGGCATGGCCGGCTGCATGCCGGTGATCATCGGCTGGTCGGCGGTGACCGGCACGGTCGGCTGGCCCGCACTGGTGATGTTCGGCGTGATCTTCTTCTGGACCCCGCCGCACACGTGGGCGCTGGCGATGAAGTTCAAGGAGGACTACGCGCGGGCGGGCGTGCCGATGCTGCCGGTCGTGGCGACGGCGCAGCAGGTGACCCGGCAGATCGTCATCTACTCGTGGATCACCGTGGTGTGCACGCTGCTGCTGGCGCCGGTCACCTCGTGGATCTACGTGGCCGTGGCGGCGGTGTCGGGCGTGTGGTTCGCGGTGGTCGCGCACCGGCTGCACAACGTGGTCCGCAAGGGCGGGACGACGAACACGATGCCGTTCTTCCACCTGTCGAACCTGTACCTGATGCTCGTGTTCTGCGGACTCGCGGTCGACGCGGTCGTGGGACTGCCGGCCCTGGGGCTGCCATTCCTGTCGTGA
- a CDS encoding DUF885 domain-containing protein, translating to MTETTTPTRLVDEFLAWHFDRNPGTAALLGSLAHDHTLGDFDAASFAAHEREAGRWLDRFAALETADHAESIDRDLVLAMLRGVRARATWPAWRRDPALYLSAVLYPLHAAFLNRLRPEPELVASVITRLAQVPGVFAAAKDNLDPELASPLIVRRAAAQARTGRSFVTRTLVAEVADPDLRARLAAAAEPAAEAFDDLAAFLDAFAGTARGDWRMGEALYSTLLREQEVLGYGAAELHERGKAAYAELEADIRAVAGQDDWHAAMVALQDDHPPTPEAMRAEYEAETLRARAFLVEHGLVTLAEGEECRVVPSPAFQRPVLGVASYMAPPPLTSARVGHFFVPFPPDDFTAEQTTQRLRTNARSQLATIAVHEAYPGHHWHLSWLAAQDRPVRKVFRTPYFAEGWALYSERLLREHGYFATGPGDAAAARGRELAHVEAWLFRAARMVVDTALHCGDMTVEQAREFMTTKSSLTPGTAVAEIDRYCAWPTQAPSYLTGALEILSIREEFTGSPREFHDTIAGSGALPLGLARRAALGR from the coding sequence GTGACCGAAACCACGACACCGACCCGACTGGTCGACGAGTTCCTCGCCTGGCACTTCGACCGCAACCCCGGCACCGCCGCGTTGCTCGGGTCCCTCGCGCACGACCACACGCTCGGCGACTTCGACGCCGCCTCGTTCGCCGCGCACGAACGGGAGGCCGGCCGGTGGCTCGACCGGTTCGCCGCGCTGGAGACGGCCGACCACGCCGAGTCGATCGACCGCGACCTGGTGCTGGCCATGCTGCGCGGCGTGCGGGCGCGGGCGACCTGGCCGGCGTGGCGCCGCGACCCGGCGCTGTACCTGTCGGCCGTGCTGTACCCGCTGCACGCGGCGTTCCTCAACCGGCTGCGGCCCGAACCCGAGCTGGTGGCGAGCGTGATCACGCGGCTCGCCCAGGTGCCGGGCGTGTTCGCGGCGGCCAAGGACAACCTGGACCCCGAACTCGCCTCGCCGCTGATCGTGCGGCGGGCGGCGGCGCAGGCGCGCACCGGGCGGTCGTTCGTGACGCGCACGCTCGTGGCCGAGGTCGCCGACCCCGACCTGCGCGCCCGGCTGGCCGCGGCGGCGGAACCCGCGGCCGAGGCGTTCGACGACCTGGCCGCGTTCCTCGACGCGTTCGCCGGGACCGCGCGGGGCGACTGGCGGATGGGCGAGGCGCTGTACTCGACACTGCTGCGCGAACAGGAGGTCCTCGGGTACGGCGCGGCCGAACTGCACGAGCGGGGCAAGGCGGCCTACGCCGAACTGGAGGCCGACATCCGCGCGGTGGCCGGGCAGGACGACTGGCACGCGGCGATGGTCGCGCTCCAGGACGACCACCCGCCCACGCCCGAGGCGATGCGGGCGGAGTACGAGGCCGAGACCCTGCGGGCGCGGGCGTTCCTCGTCGAGCACGGGCTGGTGACGCTGGCCGAGGGCGAGGAGTGCCGGGTGGTGCCCTCGCCGGCGTTCCAGCGCCCGGTGCTCGGGGTCGCCTCCTACATGGCGCCGCCGCCGTTGACGTCCGCGCGCGTGGGGCACTTCTTCGTGCCGTTCCCGCCGGACGACTTCACGGCCGAGCAGACCACGCAGCGGCTGCGGACCAACGCGCGGTCGCAGCTCGCGACGATCGCGGTGCACGAGGCGTACCCCGGTCACCACTGGCACCTGTCGTGGCTGGCCGCGCAGGACCGCCCGGTGCGCAAGGTGTTCCGGACGCCCTACTTCGCCGAGGGGTGGGCGTTGTACTCGGAGCGGCTGCTGCGGGAACACGGGTACTTCGCCACCGGACCCGGCGACGCCGCCGCCGCGCGCGGCCGGGAACTGGCGCACGTGGAGGCGTGGTTGTTCCGCGCCGCCCGGATGGTCGTGGACACGGCGTTGCACTGCGGGGACATGACCGTGGAGCAGGCCCGCGAGTTCATGACCACGAAGTCGTCGTTGACACCGGGGACCGCCGTCGCCGAGATCGACCGGTACTGCGCGTGGCCGACCCAGGCGCCGTCGTACCTGACGGGCGCGCTGGAGATCCTGAGCATCCGGGAGGAGTTCACCGGCTCGCCGCGCGAGTTCCACGACACCATCGCGGGGTCCGGCGCCCTCCCCCTGGGCCTGGCCCGCCGCGCCGCCCTGGGCCGCTGA
- the shbA gene encoding RNA polymerase sigma factor ShbA, producing the protein MGFREDRSSGLRESAPVDDRGIAAAVGGDRRAIERVLAWIRPVVMRYCRGRLGGNAQACDDVAQEVCLALLRALPGYRDQGRPFLAFVYGIAAHKVADAHRSAARNRAEPVAELPDAAGTDAGPEQLALRGELSDDMNRLLAVLPAKQREVLVLRVVVGLSAEETAAAVDSTPGAVRVAQHRALTKLRAALAGDRSALVGT; encoded by the coding sequence ATGGGGTTCCGCGAGGACAGGTCCAGCGGTTTACGGGAGTCCGCTCCGGTGGACGACCGCGGGATCGCGGCGGCGGTCGGGGGCGACCGCCGCGCGATCGAGCGCGTGCTCGCCTGGATACGCCCCGTCGTGATGCGCTACTGCCGGGGCCGGCTCGGCGGCAACGCCCAGGCCTGCGACGACGTCGCGCAGGAGGTGTGCCTCGCGCTGCTCCGGGCGCTGCCCGGCTACCGCGATCAAGGCCGCCCGTTCCTCGCGTTCGTCTACGGCATCGCCGCGCACAAGGTCGCCGACGCGCACCGCTCGGCCGCCCGCAACCGGGCCGAGCCGGTCGCCGAGCTGCCCGACGCCGCGGGCACCGACGCCGGTCCCGAACAGCTCGCGTTGCGCGGCGAGCTGTCCGACGACATGAACCGGCTGCTGGCCGTGCTGCCCGCGAAGCAGCGCGAGGTGCTGGTGCTGCGGGTGGTCGTCGGCCTGTCCGCCGAGGAGACCGCGGCGGCGGTGGACTCGACGCCCGGTGCCGTCCGGGTGGCACAGCACCGCGCGTTGACGAAGCTGCGCGCCGCGCTCGCCGGCGACCGGAGCGCATTGGTCGGAACGTGA
- the tkt gene encoding transketolase gives MSVTDDVSRLTEAHLPDDWSALDTRAVDTARVLAADAVQKVGNGHPGTAMSLAPLAYTLFQRVLRHDPADPDWIGRDRFVLSAGHSSLTLYVQLFLSGYGLELDDLKALRTWGSKTPGHPEHRHTAGVEITTGPLGQGLASAVGMAMAARRERGLFDPDAAPGASPFDHDIFVIASDGDIEEGVTSEASSIAGTQQLGNLTVIYDDNKISIEDDTAIALSEDTAKRYEAYGWHVQVVEGGENVKGILDALLAAKAETARPSLVLLRTIIGYPAPNKQNTGAAHGAALGADEVAEVKRILGFDPERTFEVSDEVLAHAREVVKRGEAAKTEWQGSFDAWAAANPERKALFERLYTGGLPEGWTDALPSWEPDAKGVPTRKASGEVLTALGPVLPELWGGSADLAESNLTTIKGSDSFGPESISTNAWKAHPYGRTLHFGVREHAMGSILNGIALHGPTRPYGGTFLVFSDYMRPAVRLAALMKSRVTYVWTHDSIGLGEDGPTHQPIEHLAALRAIPGLTVIRPGDANETAAAWRATIAQADGPVGLALSRQNLPVLAGTKEKAAEGVARGGYVLADASNGTPELVLIATGSELQIAAEAREVLEAEGVPTRLVSLPSVEWFDAQDQSYRDEVLPPSATARVVVEAGIAQSWHRFAGDRGEIVSIEHFGASADYQTLFREFGFTTENVVAAARRSLAKG, from the coding sequence GTGTCCGTCACCGATGACGTTTCCCGGTTGACCGAGGCCCACCTTCCCGACGACTGGTCGGCACTCGACACGCGTGCGGTCGACACCGCCCGGGTGCTCGCCGCCGACGCGGTGCAGAAAGTCGGCAACGGCCACCCCGGCACGGCGATGAGCCTCGCGCCGCTGGCCTACACGTTGTTCCAGCGCGTCCTGCGGCACGACCCGGCGGACCCCGACTGGATCGGGCGCGACCGGTTCGTGCTCAGCGCCGGCCACTCGAGCCTCACGCTCTACGTCCAGTTGTTCCTGTCCGGCTACGGCCTGGAACTCGACGACCTCAAGGCACTGCGCACCTGGGGTTCGAAGACGCCCGGCCACCCCGAGCACAGGCACACGGCCGGCGTGGAGATCACCACCGGTCCGCTGGGCCAGGGCCTCGCGTCCGCCGTGGGCATGGCGATGGCCGCCCGGCGTGAACGCGGCCTGTTCGACCCGGACGCCGCGCCCGGCGCCAGCCCGTTCGACCACGACATCTTCGTGATCGCCTCCGACGGCGACATCGAGGAGGGCGTCACGTCCGAGGCGTCCTCGATCGCGGGCACCCAGCAGCTGGGCAACCTGACGGTGATCTACGACGACAACAAGATCTCCATCGAGGACGACACCGCGATCGCGTTGTCCGAGGACACGGCCAAGCGCTACGAGGCGTACGGCTGGCACGTCCAGGTCGTCGAGGGCGGCGAGAACGTCAAGGGCATCCTCGACGCGCTGCTGGCGGCCAAGGCCGAGACCGCGCGCCCGTCGCTGGTGCTGCTGCGCACGATCATCGGCTACCCGGCGCCGAACAAGCAGAACACCGGCGCGGCGCACGGTGCGGCGTTGGGCGCCGACGAGGTCGCCGAGGTCAAGCGGATCCTCGGCTTCGACCCGGAGCGGACCTTCGAGGTCTCCGACGAGGTCCTCGCGCACGCCCGTGAGGTCGTCAAGCGCGGCGAGGCCGCCAAGACCGAGTGGCAGGGCTCGTTCGACGCGTGGGCCGCGGCCAACCCGGAGCGCAAGGCGCTGTTCGAGCGCCTGTACACCGGCGGTCTGCCCGAGGGCTGGACCGACGCGCTGCCGTCGTGGGAGCCCGACGCCAAGGGCGTGCCGACCCGCAAGGCGTCCGGTGAGGTGCTGACCGCGCTCGGCCCGGTGCTGCCGGAGCTGTGGGGCGGCTCGGCCGACCTCGCGGAGAGCAACCTGACCACGATCAAGGGCTCGGACTCGTTCGGTCCGGAGAGCATCTCCACGAACGCGTGGAAGGCCCACCCGTACGGCCGCACGCTGCACTTCGGCGTCCGCGAGCACGCCATGGGCTCGATCCTCAACGGCATCGCGCTGCACGGCCCGACCCGGCCGTACGGCGGCACGTTCCTGGTGTTCTCCGACTACATGCGCCCGGCCGTGCGCCTGGCCGCGCTGATGAAGTCGCGCGTGACCTACGTGTGGACGCACGACTCCATCGGCCTGGGCGAGGACGGCCCGACGCACCAGCCGATCGAGCACCTGGCCGCGCTGCGCGCCATCCCCGGTCTGACCGTGATCCGCCCCGGCGACGCGAACGAGACGGCCGCCGCGTGGCGTGCCACGATCGCGCAGGCCGACGGTCCCGTGGGTCTGGCGTTGAGCCGGCAGAACCTGCCGGTGCTCGCGGGCACGAAGGAGAAGGCGGCCGAGGGCGTCGCGCGCGGCGGCTACGTGCTGGCCGACGCGTCCAACGGCACGCCCGAGCTGGTCCTGATCGCGACCGGCTCCGAGCTCCAGATCGCCGCCGAGGCGCGCGAGGTCCTGGAGGCCGAGGGCGTGCCCACGCGGCTGGTCTCGCTGCCCAGCGTCGAGTGGTTCGACGCGCAGGACCAGTCCTACCGCGACGAGGTGCTGCCCCCGTCGGCGACCGCCCGCGTGGTCGTCGAGGCCGGCATCGCCCAGTCGTGGCACCGCTTCGCGGGCGACCGCGGCGAGATCGTGTCGATCGAGCACTTCGGCGCGTCCGCCGACTACCAGACGCTGTTCCGGGAGTTCGGCTTCACGACCGAGAACGTCGTCGCGGCGGCCCGCCGGTCGCTCGCCAAGGGCTGA
- a CDS encoding DUF485 domain-containing protein has translation MTKAILPPTESRHARSGGRAFATFDEPAAPLLVDAEGNPDFAAIRDSDDFRELRRRILIFVLPATCGFLAWYLGYVVLSAYAPDFMGAELFGSVNVGITFGLLQFVTTITLTVAYSRYSRNRLDPQVDAVRALTSEARP, from the coding sequence ATGACGAAGGCGATCCTGCCTCCGACGGAATCGCGACACGCCCGATCGGGTGGTCGCGCGTTCGCTACTTTCGACGAACCGGCGGCACCGCTGCTGGTCGACGCCGAGGGCAATCCGGACTTCGCCGCGATCCGGGACAGCGACGATTTCCGCGAGCTGCGCCGTCGGATTTTGATCTTCGTTTTGCCCGCGACGTGCGGATTCCTGGCCTGGTACCTGGGCTATGTGGTGCTGTCCGCGTACGCCCCCGACTTCATGGGCGCCGAACTGTTCGGTTCCGTGAACGTCGGCATCACCTTCGGCCTGCTCCAGTTCGTGACGACGATCACACTCACAGTGGCCTACTCCCGCTACTCCCGCAACCGGCTCGACCCGCAGGTCGACGCGGTCCGCGCGCTCACCTCGGAGGCCCGCCCGTGA